Proteins from one Catenuloplanes atrovinosus genomic window:
- a CDS encoding nucleoside hydrolase, which produces MRRLLSVPLMLLLLLVSGFTAVRHPLAVIYDSDLDFDDASTLAMLCEQDRRGRISLRAVTVAENGFGLPGRALTHARSILDECGLPGVPIAAGAAGRGVHPAPAELVTAIETVLTDALGDAGHGVPDTRETAPELIARTARSSPDGVVVLATGALTNVADALADPRVARRVDAVRVMGGALEVGGNLFGSALPGFDNSQEFNMWLDPVSAALVLDRARVDLVPLDATRFVPITTDFVARLGAQRSAPAADITYRIVSHPILAALIAQDVMYWWDALAAVSLLHPAVITAEARVRVTVVQDGPQSGRTVTGPHGSRVRAALAADGPRFEELFLRALNGA; this is translated from the coding sequence ATGAGGCGACTGCTGTCCGTACCGCTGATGCTGCTGCTGCTCCTGGTCTCCGGGTTCACGGCGGTGCGCCATCCGCTCGCCGTGATCTACGACAGCGACCTCGACTTCGACGACGCGTCCACCCTGGCCATGCTCTGCGAGCAGGACAGGCGCGGCCGGATCTCGCTGCGCGCGGTCACGGTCGCGGAGAACGGGTTCGGGCTGCCCGGCCGCGCGCTCACCCACGCGCGCAGCATCCTCGACGAGTGCGGGCTGCCCGGCGTGCCGATCGCGGCCGGGGCGGCCGGCCGCGGCGTCCATCCGGCCCCGGCGGAGCTGGTCACCGCGATCGAGACGGTGCTGACCGACGCGCTCGGCGACGCCGGCCACGGCGTGCCGGACACCCGGGAGACCGCGCCGGAGCTGATCGCGCGCACCGCGCGCAGCAGCCCGGACGGCGTGGTGGTGCTGGCCACCGGCGCGCTGACGAACGTGGCGGACGCGCTCGCCGACCCGCGCGTGGCCCGGCGGGTCGACGCGGTGCGGGTGATGGGCGGCGCGCTGGAGGTCGGCGGCAACCTGTTCGGCTCCGCGCTGCCCGGCTTCGACAACAGCCAGGAGTTCAACATGTGGCTGGACCCGGTGAGCGCGGCCCTGGTCCTGGACCGCGCGCGGGTGGATCTGGTGCCGCTGGACGCCACCCGGTTCGTGCCGATCACCACGGACTTCGTGGCCCGGCTCGGCGCGCAGCGGTCCGCGCCGGCCGCGGACATCACGTACCGGATCGTGTCGCACCCGATCCTGGCCGCGCTGATCGCGCAGGACGTCATGTACTGGTGGGACGCGCTGGCCGCGGTGTCGCTGCTGCACCCCGCCGTGATCACCGCGGAGGCGCGGGTCCGGGTGACCGTCGTCCAGGACGGGCCGCAGTCCGGCCGTACCGTGACCGGCCCGCACGGCAGCCGCGTCCGGGCCGCGCTCGCCGCGGACGGCCCGCGTTTCGAGGAGCTGTTCCTGCGCGCGCTCAACGGCGCCTAG
- a CDS encoding sensor histidine kinase, whose protein sequence is MPRRRYVIAAVAAALVAAPATVAVDVFNPADRPPDAPALALVVAGVLSLAWLRDRPLAVLAVVTSSTTAYLWCGYPYGPVMVTFLIAVYGVAVALPLTAALPASAAALAMLLTHIAVNDAALPGLLGLLPGSAWAVVPFAVGMSVRMWREGARRDREDQLRRHLDAERLRMAREVHDIVGHGLAAIHMQAGVALHVLGKDPGRAEAALRAIATSSAAALEELRHTLAVVRGGDGTAPRQPSPGLDGVDDLVARMRDAGLRVALTSAVPPGTVPAAIGLAAYRVIQESLTNVLRHGPVKSSAVTLSYHDGTVEVRVVNPDVPGRGLRPGTGIAGMRDRVEALGGHFTAGFAPAGRFEVVARLPTEERP, encoded by the coding sequence ATGCCGCGGCGCCGCTATGTGATCGCGGCGGTGGCGGCCGCGCTCGTCGCCGCGCCCGCCACGGTGGCCGTGGACGTGTTCAACCCGGCCGACCGGCCGCCGGACGCGCCGGCGCTCGCGCTGGTCGTCGCCGGCGTGCTCAGCCTCGCCTGGCTGCGGGACCGGCCGCTGGCCGTGCTCGCGGTGGTCACGTCCAGCACCACGGCGTACCTGTGGTGCGGATACCCGTACGGGCCGGTGATGGTCACGTTCCTGATCGCGGTCTACGGCGTCGCGGTCGCGCTGCCGCTCACGGCCGCGCTGCCCGCGTCCGCCGCCGCGCTCGCGATGCTGCTCACCCACATCGCGGTCAACGACGCGGCGCTGCCCGGCCTGCTCGGCCTGCTGCCCGGGTCCGCGTGGGCGGTCGTGCCGTTCGCGGTCGGCATGTCCGTGCGCATGTGGCGCGAGGGTGCCCGCCGCGACCGCGAGGACCAGCTGCGCCGCCACCTCGACGCGGAACGCCTGCGGATGGCCCGGGAGGTGCACGACATCGTCGGCCACGGGCTCGCCGCGATCCACATGCAGGCCGGCGTGGCGCTGCACGTGCTCGGCAAGGACCCCGGCCGCGCCGAGGCCGCGCTGCGCGCGATCGCCACCTCCAGCGCCGCCGCGCTCGAGGAGCTCCGGCACACGCTCGCGGTCGTCCGCGGCGGTGACGGCACCGCGCCCCGGCAGCCGTCGCCCGGCCTGGACGGCGTCGACGACCTGGTCGCCCGCATGCGCGACGCCGGCCTGCGCGTGGCGCTGACCTCGGCCGTCCCGCCGGGCACGGTGCCGGCCGCGATCGGCCTGGCCGCGTACCGGGTGATCCAGGAGTCGCTGACCAACGTGCTGCGTCACGGCCCGGTCAAGAGCTCGGCCGTCACGCTCTCCTACCACGACGGTACGGTGGAGGTGCGCGTGGTGAATCCGGACGTCCCCGGCCGGGGACTGCGGCCGGGCACCGGCATCGCCGGCATGCGGGACCGGGTCGAGGCACTCGGCGGGCACTTCACGGCCGGATTCGCCCCGGCCGGGCGGTTCGAGGTCGTCGCCCGGCTCCCGACCGAGGAGAGGCCATGA
- a CDS encoding response regulator transcription factor translates to MITVVIADDQDLVRMGLRTLLQHEDDITVVGEAADGLDALVATRRERPDVVLMDIRMPGVDGLEAVKRIAADPALSATRVIVLTTFEIDEYVFEALRHGASGFLLKDTRPTAILEAIRVVRQGQALLSPSVTRRVVRELSGRPPRVLKPHPHLDRLTNREREVVALVGEGLSNDEIADRLVVSTATARTHVSRAMVKLAARDRAQLVVFAYQSGLVA, encoded by the coding sequence ATGATCACCGTCGTCATCGCCGACGACCAGGACCTGGTCCGGATGGGCCTGCGCACGCTGCTGCAGCACGAGGACGACATCACCGTGGTCGGCGAGGCCGCCGACGGCCTGGACGCGCTGGTCGCCACCCGCCGCGAACGGCCCGACGTGGTCCTGATGGACATCCGCATGCCGGGCGTCGACGGCCTGGAGGCCGTCAAGCGCATCGCCGCCGACCCGGCGCTGTCCGCCACCCGCGTCATCGTGCTCACCACCTTCGAGATCGACGAGTACGTCTTCGAGGCGCTCCGCCACGGCGCCAGCGGCTTCCTGCTCAAGGACACCCGGCCCACCGCCATCCTCGAGGCGATCCGCGTGGTGCGGCAGGGCCAGGCGCTGCTGTCCCCGTCCGTCACCCGCCGCGTCGTGCGCGAGCTGAGCGGCCGCCCGCCCCGCGTCCTCAAACCCCACCCGCACCTGGACCGCCTCACCAACCGCGAGCGCGAGGTGGTCGCGCTGGTGGGGGAGGGCCTGTCCAACGACGAGATCGCGGACCGGCTGGTGGTCAGCACGGCCACGGCACGCACCCACGTGAGCCGGGCGATGGTCAAGCTCGCGGCCCGGGACCGGGCCCAGCTGGTGGTGTTCGCCTATCAGTCCGGGCTGGTCGCCTGA
- a CDS encoding nSTAND1 domain-containing NTPase, producing the protein MPRPERPLEGLGGPVEQLAAGLRELRERAGRPGYRQMAARVNYSVATLSAAASGRRLPTWEVTLAYVTACGGDREEWERRWREAERLTTAPAENPGVANGHCAPPYPGLAAFQPRDAELFFGRAALVGELTRRLRERRFLAVFGPSGVGKSSVVRAGLVPAAGGPAVVLTPGAHPMAELAVHLARHAGVACGGLLDELRADPARASLLVRQGMCGVPADVDLLVVVDQFEEAFATCADAAERADFVAALLAMCQAPDARARVVLATRADHFVRFTEHPALLAALTDAQLLIGGMSPAELREAVTGPAERCGARVEGALVATIVAEVTDRPGALPLAAHALRQAWHRRKGTIVTLSGYEVAGGMAGAVAHTAEEAYERLSVRERHVARQVLRRMVDVGEDGLITRRRLYRTELDAIGHAPAVVDTLAAARLVTTDRDTVEIAHEALIHAWPRLRGWVETDRAGLRLHRQLTEAATVWETLGRDDGALYRGVRLAMTAEAADAKIIDLTGTESAFLEASLALRDRETRQRRRRARRLLTALTAVLTLVLSLAAGAVASALRAESERSRATARELAAAARAERMTDPDLALLLALRAYRLHPDAETESVLRQATAHSRTVSTFASHDAEVRSIDVSGSQIASADADGVVKVWDTQRRTPPVTAPVSGRFVDFGPAGMLALTCYNPSLRASSVVLWRPGDTGPGRRLEPPAPAALSRVAYSEDGRWVAAVADDDRVYVWDTATDGGRTSIDYTGDVGGLAFGPDGRLAVASDDGTVRVWRAGTAAPPVLIRQAEETYPSSVAFSPDGRSIAVGGYEKVSVWSADGRSGPRIYLGPELWYTSVAFSPDGLRIAAGTAERTVRIWTMSDGTRPRVPHRADGGHGTALRGHHGTVRDLAFSPDGRRLISGSDDTTVRVWDTTAEPETMTLADAARISEDGSVVASSAGPGAISVFPVRTPGTATMLRGGPPGPLSLAVGPGGRGVATASPGSPRIHWWDTAGAGDPAVVDCGSDPATMNPDQLLLGADGRTLVTDCGDNEIRLWRSSEPHDPTVIRGDWPVAVDGAGGLMAVRVWPQDMVLWDPAADRLVRTLHARADQARFSPDGRLLALSGDDGTIRVWTVAEAADPVVLTGAVGRISAIAFSPDGRLIAAIGTDDVLRIWNTDGSGEPLTFDQPAGTQQVAFSADGRQLITLHGTHLRFTPCEVCGPVDEVLRLAQQRTTRDFTPGERTRYLHDPG; encoded by the coding sequence ATGCCGAGGCCGGAACGGCCGTTGGAAGGGCTGGGCGGGCCGGTCGAGCAGTTGGCGGCCGGGCTGCGGGAGTTGCGGGAGCGGGCGGGCAGGCCGGGTTACCGGCAGATGGCCGCGCGGGTGAACTACTCGGTGGCGACGCTGTCCGCGGCGGCCTCGGGCCGGCGGTTGCCGACGTGGGAGGTGACGCTGGCCTACGTCACGGCCTGCGGTGGTGACCGGGAGGAGTGGGAGCGGCGCTGGCGGGAGGCCGAGCGGCTGACCACGGCACCGGCCGAGAACCCCGGCGTGGCGAACGGCCACTGCGCGCCGCCGTACCCGGGGCTGGCGGCGTTCCAGCCGCGGGACGCGGAGCTGTTCTTCGGCCGGGCCGCGCTGGTCGGTGAGCTGACGCGGCGCTTGCGGGAGCGGCGTTTCCTGGCGGTGTTCGGGCCGTCCGGGGTCGGTAAGTCGTCGGTGGTCCGCGCGGGGCTGGTCCCGGCGGCCGGCGGGCCGGCCGTGGTGCTGACGCCGGGTGCGCACCCGATGGCGGAGTTGGCCGTGCACCTCGCGCGGCATGCCGGGGTGGCGTGCGGCGGGCTGCTGGACGAGTTGCGGGCGGACCCGGCGCGGGCATCGCTGCTGGTCCGGCAGGGCATGTGCGGCGTACCCGCGGATGTCGATCTTCTGGTGGTGGTGGACCAGTTCGAGGAGGCCTTCGCCACCTGCGCTGACGCGGCCGAGCGGGCGGACTTCGTCGCCGCGTTGCTGGCGATGTGCCAGGCACCGGACGCCCGCGCCCGGGTGGTGCTGGCCACCCGGGCCGATCACTTCGTCCGGTTCACCGAGCATCCGGCGCTGCTCGCCGCGCTGACGGACGCGCAACTGCTGATCGGCGGGATGAGCCCGGCCGAGCTGCGCGAGGCGGTGACCGGACCGGCCGAGCGATGCGGTGCGCGGGTGGAGGGCGCGCTGGTGGCCACGATCGTCGCGGAGGTGACCGACCGGCCCGGCGCCCTGCCGCTGGCCGCGCACGCGCTGCGGCAGGCGTGGCACCGCCGCAAGGGCACGATCGTCACGCTGTCCGGGTACGAGGTGGCCGGTGGCATGGCCGGCGCGGTCGCGCACACGGCGGAGGAGGCGTACGAGCGGCTGTCCGTGCGGGAACGGCACGTGGCGCGGCAGGTGCTGCGGCGGATGGTCGACGTCGGGGAGGACGGACTGATCACCCGCCGGCGGCTGTACCGGACCGAGCTGGACGCGATCGGCCACGCGCCGGCCGTGGTCGACACGCTGGCGGCGGCGCGGCTGGTCACCACGGACCGGGACACCGTGGAGATCGCGCACGAGGCGCTGATCCATGCCTGGCCGCGGCTGCGCGGCTGGGTGGAGACCGACCGTGCCGGGCTGCGCCTGCACCGCCAGCTCACCGAGGCGGCCACGGTCTGGGAGACCCTCGGCCGCGACGACGGCGCGCTGTACCGGGGCGTACGCCTGGCGATGACCGCGGAGGCGGCGGACGCGAAGATCATCGACCTGACCGGTACGGAGAGCGCGTTCCTCGAGGCGAGCCTGGCCCTGCGCGACCGCGAGACCCGGCAGCGGCGGCGGCGCGCCCGGCGGCTGCTGACCGCGCTCACCGCCGTGCTGACCCTGGTTCTCTCCCTCGCCGCCGGCGCGGTCGCCTCCGCGTTGCGCGCGGAGTCCGAGCGCAGCCGCGCCACCGCCCGCGAACTGGCCGCCGCCGCCCGCGCGGAGCGGATGACCGACCCGGACCTGGCGCTGCTGCTCGCGCTGCGCGCCTACCGCCTCCACCCGGACGCCGAGACCGAGTCGGTGCTGCGCCAGGCGACGGCGCACTCCCGAACCGTGTCCACGTTCGCCTCGCACGACGCGGAGGTGCGCTCGATCGACGTGAGCGGCTCCCAGATCGCCAGCGCGGACGCGGACGGCGTGGTGAAGGTGTGGGACACGCAGCGCCGGACGCCGCCGGTCACCGCGCCCGTCTCCGGTCGCTTCGTCGACTTCGGCCCGGCCGGCATGCTGGCCCTCACCTGCTACAACCCGAGTCTCCGCGCCAGTTCGGTCGTGCTGTGGCGGCCGGGGGACACGGGCCCGGGCCGCAGGCTGGAACCGCCGGCCCCGGCCGCGCTCTCCCGCGTGGCGTACAGCGAGGACGGCCGGTGGGTCGCCGCGGTCGCCGACGACGACCGCGTCTACGTCTGGGACACCGCGACCGACGGCGGCCGGACGTCCATCGACTACACCGGCGACGTCGGCGGCCTCGCCTTCGGACCCGACGGGCGGCTCGCCGTCGCCTCGGACGACGGCACCGTCCGCGTCTGGAGGGCCGGCACGGCGGCGCCACCCGTGCTGATCCGCCAGGCCGAGGAGACCTATCCGTCGTCCGTGGCGTTCAGCCCCGACGGGCGCAGCATCGCGGTCGGCGGCTACGAGAAGGTCAGCGTCTGGTCCGCGGACGGGCGCTCCGGCCCGCGCATCTACCTCGGCCCGGAACTCTGGTACACCAGCGTCGCGTTCAGCCCGGACGGGCTCCGGATCGCCGCGGGAACCGCCGAGCGCACCGTGCGGATCTGGACCATGTCCGACGGCACGCGCCCACGGGTGCCGCACCGTGCGGACGGCGGTCACGGCACGGCGCTCCGTGGCCACCACGGCACGGTCCGGGACCTGGCGTTCAGCCCGGACGGCCGGCGCCTGATCTCCGGCAGCGACGACACCACCGTGCGGGTGTGGGACACCACCGCCGAACCCGAGACGATGACGCTCGCCGACGCCGCGCGGATCAGCGAGGACGGCAGCGTCGTGGCATCCTCCGCCGGCCCCGGTGCGATCTCCGTCTTCCCCGTCCGTACGCCGGGGACCGCGACCATGCTGCGGGGTGGCCCGCCCGGCCCACTGTCCCTCGCCGTCGGCCCGGGCGGCCGCGGCGTCGCGACCGCGTCCCCCGGCAGCCCGCGGATCCACTGGTGGGACACCGCGGGCGCCGGCGACCCGGCCGTGGTCGACTGCGGGAGCGACCCGGCGACGATGAACCCCGACCAGCTCCTGCTCGGCGCCGACGGGCGCACACTCGTCACCGACTGCGGGGACAACGAGATCCGGCTGTGGCGGTCGAGCGAACCGCACGACCCCACCGTCATCAGGGGCGACTGGCCGGTCGCCGTCGACGGTGCCGGCGGGCTGATGGCGGTGCGCGTGTGGCCGCAGGACATGGTGCTGTGGGATCCGGCCGCCGACCGGCTGGTCCGCACCCTGCACGCCCGGGCCGACCAGGCCCGGTTCAGCCCCGACGGGAGGCTGCTGGCCCTCTCCGGCGACGACGGCACGATCCGCGTGTGGACCGTCGCCGAGGCCGCGGACCCCGTCGTGCTGACCGGCGCGGTCGGGCGGATCTCCGCGATCGCCTTCAGCCCCGACGGCCGGCTGATCGCCGCCATCGGCACGGACGACGTGCTCCGGATCTGGAACACCGACGGCAGCGGCGAGCCGCTCACCTTCGACCAGCCGGCCGGGACGCAACAGGTCGCCTTCAGCGCGGACGGACGACAGCTGATCACCCTGCACGGTACGCACCTGCGCTTCACCCCGTGCGAGGTGTGCGGCCCGGTGGACGAGGTGCTCCGGCTGGCCCAGCAGCGCACCACCCGCGACTTCACCCCCGGCGAACGCACAAGATACCTGCACGACCCCGGATGA
- a CDS encoding AraC-like ligand-binding domain-containing protein, translated as MHHIIDLHGLAARDRFDFWHESLSTMYAPIDVRAAHPPSFRGGVEALDMGGVTQVATVRCSAVTASRTTRLIRRSDPECFHLNLGIRGRFGLSQAGRTVTFGPGDLVLYQSWRPFRTTSDGRPGTVSVIEAHIPRRLVPVPATRADDVVAVRLPVDSGIGTLLVQFLRTVGRDCGRYQPSDEARLSGILTDLVGGVLAAHLGTGETPQGRVGLLQVRQYIESRLGDPALSVAEVAAAHHLSVRSLHRLFLGHDTSAGEYIRRCRLERCRRDLADPHQARLPVRDIAARWGYPDPANFSRTFRRAYGVTPGEFRSDSVA; from the coding sequence ATGCACCACATCATTGATCTTCATGGATTGGCCGCGCGCGACCGGTTCGACTTCTGGCACGAGAGCCTGAGCACGATGTACGCGCCGATCGACGTCCGGGCCGCGCATCCACCGTCGTTCCGCGGCGGCGTCGAGGCCCTGGACATGGGCGGCGTCACCCAGGTGGCCACCGTTCGCTGTTCGGCGGTCACGGCGAGCCGGACGACCCGGCTGATCCGCCGCTCAGACCCGGAGTGCTTTCACCTGAACCTCGGCATCCGCGGCCGGTTCGGGCTGAGTCAGGCGGGGCGGACGGTCACCTTCGGGCCCGGCGACCTGGTGCTGTACCAATCGTGGCGGCCGTTCCGCACCACGTCGGACGGCCGGCCGGGCACCGTGTCCGTGATCGAGGCCCACATCCCGCGCCGTCTCGTCCCGGTGCCGGCGACGCGGGCCGACGACGTCGTCGCCGTACGCCTTCCGGTGGACAGCGGGATCGGCACCCTGCTGGTGCAGTTCCTGCGCACGGTGGGCCGGGACTGCGGGCGATATCAGCCCAGCGATGAGGCGCGGCTCAGCGGCATCCTCACCGACCTGGTCGGCGGGGTGCTGGCCGCGCACCTGGGAACCGGCGAAACCCCACAGGGGCGGGTCGGGCTCCTGCAGGTGCGGCAGTACATCGAGAGCCGGCTCGGCGACCCGGCCCTGTCCGTGGCCGAGGTGGCCGCCGCGCATCACCTCTCGGTGCGCTCACTGCACCGCCTCTTCCTGGGCCACGACACCAGCGCGGGCGAGTACATCCGCCGATGCCGCCTGGAGAGATGCCGGCGCGACCTGGCCGACCCCCACCAGGCGCGCCTCCCGGTCCGGGACATCGCCGCCCGGTGGGGCTATCCCGACCCGGCCAACTTCAGCCGGACCTTCCGCAGAGCCTACGGCGTCACCCCGGGCGAATTCCGCTCCGACTCGGTCGCGTAA
- a CDS encoding winged helix-turn-helix transcriptional regulator: MEQYEHTCMIRGDGGRTLRGILDRICNKWTLLVVATLDGSTLRFSDLHAQIPGISQRMLTLTLRNLERDGLVSRTVHAEVPPRVEYALTPAGSSLIPPALALASWAIEHVPHIEESRAAYEARAR; encoded by the coding sequence ATGGAGCAGTACGAGCACACCTGCATGATCCGCGGCGACGGCGGCCGGACACTCCGCGGCATCCTGGACCGGATCTGCAACAAATGGACGCTGCTGGTGGTCGCCACGCTCGACGGCTCCACGCTGCGCTTCAGCGACCTGCACGCCCAGATCCCCGGCATCTCCCAGCGCATGCTGACGTTGACGCTGCGCAACCTGGAACGCGACGGGCTCGTCTCCCGCACCGTGCACGCCGAGGTCCCGCCGCGGGTGGAGTACGCGCTGACGCCGGCCGGCAGCAGCCTCATCCCGCCGGCGCTCGCCCTGGCGAGCTGGGCGATCGAGCACGTGCCACACATCGAGGAGAGCCGCGCCGCGTACGAGGCCCGCGCGCGCTGA
- a CDS encoding DoxX family protein yields MEIAYWIIAGLLAAFYLYAGGLKVGRDRERLRPMMGWVDTIPMPVVRTIGTLEILGAAGLILPPLTGIAPGLAVAAAAGLVLIQAGGIVVHLSRGEARLIGLNVALLVLAAVAVWLGAARL; encoded by the coding sequence ATGGAGATCGCCTACTGGATCATCGCGGGCCTGCTGGCCGCGTTCTACCTCTACGCCGGCGGGCTGAAGGTCGGGCGCGACCGTGAGCGGTTGCGGCCGATGATGGGCTGGGTCGACACGATCCCGATGCCGGTGGTCCGGACGATCGGCACGCTGGAGATCCTCGGCGCGGCGGGTCTGATCCTGCCGCCGCTGACCGGCATAGCGCCCGGCCTGGCGGTGGCGGCCGCGGCGGGGCTGGTGCTGATCCAGGCCGGCGGCATCGTGGTGCACCTGTCCCGCGGCGAGGCCCGCCTGATCGGGCTCAACGTGGCGCTGTTGGTGCTGGCGGCGGTCGCCGTCTGGCTGGGCGCGGCCCGCCTGTGA
- a CDS encoding SDR family NAD(P)-dependent oxidoreductase, translating to MDNERIALVTGANKGIGAAIAEGLAGHGLTVVVAARDAAKGAATAARIGAHAVTLDVTDDASVARAAAEVTDRFGRLDVLVNNAGISGGRRQVPGAVDLDVVRGIFDTNLFGVIRVTEAFLPLLRRASGARIINVSSGTASMARMTDPDFSFATRIAMAGYPVSKSALNMLTVQYAKALADDGITVTAIAPGACDTDFATALGLHLDRTAAQGAAIAVTLATSGERPTAAFLSDEGTVPW from the coding sequence ATGGACAACGAGCGAATCGCCCTGGTCACCGGGGCGAACAAGGGCATCGGCGCGGCGATCGCGGAAGGGCTCGCCGGGCACGGGCTGACCGTGGTGGTGGCGGCGCGCGACGCCGCCAAGGGCGCGGCGACCGCGGCCCGGATCGGCGCGCACGCGGTCACGCTGGACGTCACCGACGACGCGTCCGTGGCCCGCGCCGCCGCGGAGGTCACCGACCGCTTCGGCCGCCTCGACGTGCTGGTCAACAACGCCGGCATCTCCGGCGGCCGGCGGCAGGTACCGGGCGCGGTCGACCTGGACGTCGTCCGCGGCATCTTCGACACCAACCTGTTCGGCGTCATCCGCGTGACCGAGGCGTTCCTGCCGCTGCTGCGCCGCGCCTCCGGCGCCCGGATCATCAACGTCTCCAGCGGTACGGCGTCGATGGCGCGGATGACCGACCCGGACTTCTCGTTCGCCACCAGGATCGCGATGGCCGGCTACCCGGTGTCGAAGTCGGCGCTGAACATGCTGACCGTCCAGTACGCCAAGGCGCTCGCCGACGACGGCATCACGGTCACCGCCATCGCGCCCGGCGCCTGCGACACCGACTTCGCCACCGCGCTCGGCCTGCACCTGGACCGCACCGCCGCGCAGGGCGCCGCCATCGCGGTCACGCTCGCCACCTCCGGTGAGCGCCCCACCGCCGCGTTCCTGTCCGACGAGGGCACCGTGCCGTGGTGA
- a CDS encoding LysR family transcriptional regulator encodes MDDVETRELRYFVAVAEELHFGRAADRLGIAQPPLSRAIRRLEHRLGVPLLARTSRSVRLTPAGETLLHEGRAALNGVAAAVRRTRRAGRDTPALVLALKAGGDSGLLRAILRGYAERPGSVPVELVFSVHERAAMVRDGRADLALLHHPQNDLTGLDSAPLHTEPRMLALAEDHPLAARESITLADLDGLPMPRWPEAADPGPGPMVTEVGELLHLVVLGRAVSLVTESAARRPYAGVAYRPVVDAAPATLVVAWPEGSRSRRIAGFVEAARAVTSALSPG; translated from the coding sequence ATGGATGACGTGGAGACCCGGGAGCTGCGCTACTTCGTGGCGGTGGCGGAGGAGCTGCACTTCGGGCGCGCGGCCGACCGGCTCGGCATCGCGCAGCCGCCGCTGTCGCGGGCGATCCGGCGGCTGGAGCACCGGCTCGGTGTGCCGCTGCTGGCGCGCACCAGCCGGTCGGTGCGGCTCACCCCGGCCGGGGAGACGCTGCTGCACGAGGGGCGCGCGGCGCTGAACGGGGTCGCGGCCGCGGTGCGGCGCACCCGCCGGGCCGGCCGGGACACCCCGGCGCTGGTGCTCGCGCTGAAGGCCGGCGGCGACTCGGGGCTGCTGCGGGCGATCCTGCGCGGGTACGCCGAGCGGCCCGGGTCCGTACCGGTGGAGCTAGTCTTCTCGGTGCACGAGCGGGCCGCCATGGTCCGGGACGGGCGCGCCGACCTGGCGCTGCTGCACCATCCGCAGAACGATCTCACCGGCCTGGACAGCGCGCCGCTGCACACCGAGCCCCGGATGCTGGCGCTGGCCGAGGACCACCCGCTGGCCGCGCGCGAGTCGATCACGCTGGCCGACCTGGACGGGCTGCCGATGCCGCGGTGGCCGGAGGCGGCCGATCCCGGGCCGGGCCCGATGGTGACCGAGGTCGGCGAACTGCTGCACCTGGTCGTGCTGGGCCGCGCGGTGTCGCTGGTCACCGAGTCGGCGGCCCGCCGCCCGTACGCCGGCGTCGCGTACCGCCCGGTGGTCGACGCCGCTCCGGCCACGCTGGTGGTCGCGTGGCCGGAGGGCAGCCGCTCGCGCCGGATCGCCGGGTTCGTCGAGGCGGCCCGGGCCGTGACGAGCGCGCTCAGTCCCGGGTGA
- a CDS encoding SPW repeat protein: MQRNVMDNVKGPENRPRPPGHELAEESAPPTYPGPAGGRLSLITDIAVLLAGVWLVAAPFVLGLDGAGRWNTLVTGVLVALLAVVRLGSPPRTSRLGLVHLALGGWLIGSPWLLGYGDDLTAARTGLATGAIIGVLALASAAAGGRSRSVTRD; this comes from the coding sequence ATGCAGAGGAACGTCATGGACAACGTCAAGGGACCGGAGAACCGGCCGCGGCCACCCGGTCACGAGCTGGCCGAGGAGAGCGCGCCGCCGACGTACCCGGGACCGGCCGGCGGCCGGCTGTCGCTGATCACGGACATCGCGGTGCTGCTGGCCGGCGTCTGGCTGGTCGCGGCGCCGTTCGTGCTCGGCCTCGACGGCGCCGGCCGGTGGAACACGCTGGTCACCGGCGTGCTGGTCGCGCTGCTGGCGGTGGTCCGGCTCGGGTCGCCGCCGCGGACCAGCCGGCTCGGGCTGGTGCACCTGGCGCTCGGCGGTTGGCTGATCGGCTCGCCCTGGCTGCTCGGCTACGGCGACGACCTGACCGCCGCGCGCACCGGCCTGGCCACCGGCGCGATCATCGGCGTGCTGGCGCTGGCCAGCGCCGCGGCGGGCGGCCGGTCCCGCAGCGTCACCCGGGACTGA